The region CTTTTGAGCTCCTGGAATGAATCCGATGTGGTCTATAAAGGCACCTCCTCATAGTTGTCTTCCACAGTGGCCAAACTGTCAAGCTGGTGGTTTTGCATCATGTAGACAGACTTCCATCTCTTCTTCAAACTAAACTTCTTCTTCGCTGGTTTCTCTTGTTGTCCCAGCAAAGACAGGTAGGAAGAGACACTGTTCTGAACCCCATAGCTGACCGCTGAAGGGCTTGTGCTCTGGCGGACGAGCTCCGAGCTGAGTGAGGGGAAAAATGCATTCGAGTTATAGATGTTGTTTGAGAGGATTTACAGCATTTAAAACGCTTCTCTGTTCATATGATAGTTCAAATACTTGTCAAATAAatgaatttcagttttagtagagaaacaatcagaaaaaaattaatatatgcattaccattcaaaagtttggagtgaaacttttttgaaaaaagtaaaacttttattCCGTTAaactacagtaaatacatttaataaataaataccaacttacatttatttataaaaaaaatatgaattagcaCAAACGTTttccaacttaataataataagaatttctttagcaccaaatcagcatatttctaaaatatcatgttacactgaagactggagtaaaggatGCTAAAAATTTGACTTTGCCaggaataatttaatttaaaatgtagagaaatataacatttttaaataattttcacaatattactttaaaaaaatgcagccttggtgagcatagaagacttctttcaaaaacattactgacctcaaacttttgagtggtagtggTTAAGGTTTTTATCGATCGTATTACCTGTTCACTGCTCTCCAGTCAAAAGATAATTTTCTCCCTTCTGGTGTTTTGGTGAGCTCACTCAGAGGTGTTTCACAGCTGATCAAGCATGGGCCAGTTAGAACACAGCACAGTCCGTCTGCTATATCTAAACCAGAGCGACAGGGAATTTGATTTGCAACAAATTTACCATCTTTTACACTAAAAGTGGTTGTTGTTTAGTGTAGTATTTGATTTACCAGAGTAGTGGTTGACCAAATCTTCCAGACATTGAAATGTGAGACGTGGAGAGATGTAATACCAGTTGTTTGGCATTCTAACTATTTGATAATGCTTAATAGTTCTGTGGCGCACAGATAAGGAGTACGAACCTAGAAAAATACAAGCAATATGATAGTAACATCAACCATACTATTGAACAATCCAAAATATTATTTGGACGATCCTTTGGATTGGTCTTTTTATAAAACTCTGTCCATGGACCAGACCCCTTGTACTGTGTGGGACTAGACTAGGATATAATGTTCATCTTAAGTATATATTCTGACCTTTTGTGCTCTCTCTGATCAAGAACGACCCCACTCGGTTTGCTGGGAGTCGAAGGAGTTCCTCAGCTTTTGGTCTGGTCACGGTTTCAAACAGCCAGCTGAGACAGTCACGAATGTTTCCATTAGCACTCAGAGAGCATTAAACAGCTAGTGGTATAGCTAGTATAGTTGGCTATTCAGTACCTACCCATGGTAGACTTTTGTGGCATGACAGTGTGGTATATAGTTCACTTCCTTAGTGTTGACTGAGTAGACCTTCCACCAGTAACCTTCTCTGAAAGAAAGTCAGACTTGTAATgtgaaagtttatatatatatatatatatatatatatatatatatatatatatatatatatatatatacagtattgttcaaaataatagcagtacaatgtgactaaacagaataatcaaggtttttagtatattttttattgctacgtggcaaacaagttaccagtaggttcagtagattgtcagaaaacaaacaagacccagcattcatgatatgcacgctcttaaggctgtgcaattgggcaattagttgaaaggggtgtgttcaaaaaaatagcagtgtctacctttgactgtacaaactcaaaactattttgtacaaacattttttttttctgggatttagcaatcctgtgaatcactaaactaatatttagttgtatgaccacagttttttaaaactgcttgacatctgtgtggcatggagtcaaccaacttgtggcacctctcagctgttattccactccatgattctttaacaacattccacaattcattcacatttcttggttttgcttcagaaacagcatttttgatatcaccccacaagttctcaattggattaaggtctggagattgggctggccactccataacattaattttgttggtttggaaccaagacttttccctgtttactagtgtgttttgggtcattgtcttgttgaaacaaccatttcaagggcatgtcctcttcagcatagggcaacatgacctctccaagtattttaacatatgcaaactgatccatgatccctggtatgcgataaataggcccaacaccatagtaggagaaacatgcccatatcatgatgcttgcacctccatgcttcactgtcttcactgtgtactgtggcttgaattcagagtttgggggtcgtctcacaaactgcctgtggcccttggacccaaaaagaacaattttactctcatcagtccacaaaatgttcctccatttctctttaggccagttgatgtgttctttggcaaattgtaacctcttctgcacatgccttttttttaacagagggactttgcgggggattcttgaaaatagattagcttcacacagacgtcttctaactgtcacagtatttacaggtaactccagactgtctttgatcatcctggaggtgatcattggctgagcctttgccattctggttattcttctatccattttgatggttgtcttccgttttcttccacgtctctctggttttgctctccattttaaggcattggagatcattttagctgaacagcctatcattttttgcacctctttataggttttcccctctctaatcaactttttaatcaaagtacgctgttcttctgaacaatgtcttgaacgacccattttcctcagctttcaaatgcatgttcaacaagtgttggcttcatccttaaataggggccacctgattcacacctgtttcttcacaaaattgatgacctcagtgattgaatgccacactgctatttttttgaacacacccctttcaactaattcaactaattgcccaattgcacagccttaagagcgtgcatatcatgaatgctgggtctcatttgttttctgagaatctactgaacctactggtaacttgtttgccacgtagcaataaaaaaatatacgaaaaaccttgattattctggttagtcacattgtactgctattattttgaacaatactgtatatatatatatatatatatatatacatattcaatatatatatatatatatatatatatatatatatatatatatatatatatatatatatatatatatatatatatatatatatacatacctaCATATATAGGGGTGGAACAGTTCAACTTTCTCCACAGTTCGTATTGTTTCACGGTTTCAGAGTCACGGtttgtgctatgtttatggaaaaactatactttcaaaaaatatatattttatcatatcaATGAGATTATTCtatctaactacaagcaacagcacaaatacatacaatagagtaaagatacaaataaaataaactgattttcagtttttttaggtaggtctagcattagtttttagttacagaaattgaataaagtaatcacatgcaaaacagcattgcatattgaaCTGTAtgaattaaagattattctttctgaaaaaaaaaaaaaaaaaaaatgtttctcaaagCTTTTCAATCAAgatcagtgagtgatttctttgttgttgctgtttgattaatataaagactgtcactttaagagaatgcactgatccagTGCACAGATACAGTAGGCCTACACTCAGCTGGCTATAAGATACTTACTAAGATGGggattttgacataatttttgtgtgaatgagTCCATTTAAACACAGTACTTCAGAGAGAGTTTAATATTTCCGCGCGATCTgaagctgtttttatttaatttttttatcactattgttgtaatgtctgggaatccagaatgtgcatccatcaacagaaacatatattaactGAACCATGTTTGTTTTAcgtgttatttatagcaaaccatattacagatgctttgtcagatttacaGTAAACTGAACCGCGGTCCCAGCGCTTGCCGAACCAAATGTGGAGAACCGAATGATTCGATTTTTTTCACTGAACCGTCCCACCCCTGCTACAAACTATAACACTTCAGTATCTGTCTATTCACACTTACATACTAACACTTCAGTATCTATCTACTAACACTTCAAActtacaaactctctctctctctctctcatttcttaCAATCTTAAAATGTTGTTGATCAcgtaaattgtgagcataaaacACTCTTGCAGATGTTATGGGTTTACACAGCtaaacttatatatgtttttgctAGCATATGTTGCGTAATAATCTTGTGAAGCATGTTAAGGGACATATTTTACTATTAGCATACAGGCAAAAGCTCTTATAGAAGCATATGATAATAATGCTTACTCTGAGACTATTTTCAGCCAATCTCCCATTCGAAATATGGGCTCGCAGATATCAGGAGGAGGGTAGTTATCCAACACTAATGCCATGTCATTCTCATCCACTGTAAAACAGaacattttgcatttgcattgatTTTCGTAATGTTTAGGTTgttacttgattaaaaaaaaatatataaattataacttAAACAAAGGTGTATTTTTGAGCATTTGTGTTAGGAAGtcatttagtattattaatttctatttatttgcaGTGCCAGGAGGAAGTACTTCGAATATGCTCTTTTTGCCTTTTTGTTTTTAACCAAAAAATGATGactaaacagaaaaacaaacttcCTTGTCTGCTCATATTCAGTCCTGTGTGTGTTAAAGCTAATTGTTGCGCACTTGTGCCCAATTTTAGAGACTTATTATTTCTTAGGTCATACACAAACTTTGTTTTTtgacagaaaattaaattaaattaaattaaattaaattaaattaaattaaattaaattaaattaaattaaattaaattaatgcatttagcagacacttttatccaaagcaacttaaagtgGCATTCAGGCTAGATCAGTATAGAGGAGTTCAGCTTAGGCTAttgaatattatttcattttaaggaCAGACCACAGCTTACGCTGCACATTCTAGAAAGagaactgatatatatatatatgcctatgtATTAATACAGTTTGAGTCTCTTCACACACCACGACATCTGTAAATGATTGAAACGATAAGGCATCAGCTTACAATAACTGGAAGCATCACTTGAAACCAGTCACTCAAACAGTGCTCAGCATTTTCGTACCTCTTGGTGGAAGGTCTTCATTAGTACGTGTTTGACTGAAATCCTCCAAGGTTCTTTGGCTTGCCAGAGTGCCTCCCATTGTCAATCTCCCACGGCTAGTCCTACAAATGTATCACATCCAATCAGCCATCAGATGCCTGTCCCAACTGAGACTATCTCCCCTTCTTGTAgattctgttgttgttctgttGTGCAACTTCCCACTGATAAGAGTTTAAGGGCATGGCCTGAGTAAACGGGGAAGCTCTCTCACCACACTTTCCActtcacaaataaacaaaagtaGGAAGTGTTGAAATCTAACTGCTTTATAATGCATGCTAATTCATTCATGTACACTCTATATATGGAAATAATGCACCGCTTCTGGTAAACAGGTGTATAAATAGCATTGGTATGCATAGAAAACCACTCACAGTTTCACGATTTTCTGTTTTGACAAATTGTTTTGTCTAAACCTTAATAGaattatataaaacatgtttatgtcCCAATGACATTTGAGTCTGACTGGAAAAGTGCTCAAGCTGAGTAACAAATGTCtcgaaagtaaaacaaaaaaaaacataattaatgaCGTCTAGAGGAAAATAGTTAATCATGGTTGATGAATAAAGATCCGGATACCTTTTTAGTGGTCACAACGATGCTGTTGTTTGCTTATAGGGTGGATCAGTGTTTTCGCCAGCTGTTGTAATGAGTACAGCTAAAACCCAGGCGCAAACTGCATCCCTGGCTAGGAAACTTGGCTGCTTGGCCTCTGATACTTCTGATACTTCACAGCTGCTGACCTTGCTCAGAGCATCAACGCTGCCCAGACAAAGGTACAATGGGTTGCTTTGGTGAAGAAAATAGACAAAACATTCTTTTAACAtcctctgggtttttttttttttttttttttttgtagttgttagCAGTGATTGGTCCTCTGCAGGTCTGGTCACCGGTGGTTGATGGAACTGTAGTTCGGGAAAACCCTACTTTTGGAGTCATCATTGAAGAAGGCCTCATCAGAGCCAAGAACATTAAAGTCAGGACACAAATATTTCAGACTGAGAAATAAGCGGGAGGAAAGCACCTAAAAGAGAGTGTGAGAAACAAAGCCAGGTGTGGTTACGTAAAAATGTAATTcgttattcagcattttcttattgatttttgattttcttttattcGAGATGAATTTCGAGCAGCTAGATAATGCTAATGCTTTCTTGAAGGAGGCTGTGACCTGGTTCTACTCTTTACagcactccctccctccctcaggATACAATGTGTTCTCTCGCGCACTGGAAAATGCTACAAGGTAAGAGGTGAAAGGTCATACAAAACATGAGTagagtgtatttttgttttcattataaaaatgttgcataaaaTTTACCTCCCAagctaagatatatatatatttttttttgcaaagaaagaaatgaaaacttGGCCTACGTTGCCAAAATGATTTGTTAGAGAAGTAAAATGTTTCCCCGTTCATGCCACGTGAACGAATGCAGTGGTAAAAAGAACCTCATTTTAAAAGCCTCTGATCAGCCTTTTGTTTGAAAAACGTAGTTGCAACTCTTTAGTTGGATGCCAAAAGGAACAATAGATTACATCTCTCCATGTGATCAGCTGCCCAAGTGAACGATTATGTTTGTACAGACCCTTGAAAAAACGTTAAGTGGTCTGGAATGCTGAGGAATCCAGAGCTGAAATCATTTTGAGCCTTAGGGTAGGACTCTATGCTTGCACCGCGCTCGTCTTGCCTTCACTGAGGGTGTGGAGGCTGCTGTGTTTGTGGCAAAGAGGAAGGAAATGGTCTATATAGGTCTCTGACTGAAATATACTCAAGTGTGAGTTTAAAACCATTCTAGTAAAAACTGTCACTCATTAATATTGTGATAGCAACTCATCACACTAGCAATGAAGGTTTTATACTGGATGGGGATAGGTAATATTGGAACTATGgaaatatgtacaaaataaataaataaactgtacaaAACTAGAACTGTCTGTGCACTTTCAATGATGGTCATTTGATACTTGATGTGTGGCGGATGCATCCTTCTTGAGCTCTGTTTCAATTTTATTCAAGTGTGTCTGGAAAATATGAGTTCAGCAGGCTAGCATTGTACAATCTTTTGAGTCAAGAGTTCATTTCACAAAAAGCTCGGTCTTTTCCCTCTGATTTATTGCTGCTTGTGATTACCAGACCGTGTCTTCAAACACTACATTGTTCACTTTTGGAAACAtagccaaaatattttaaatggagaAAGAAATGCTTCAGTAGAAGAATTCAATTTCTGCTACAGTAatgttaataatagtaatttctaCAATGACCCTTGTTTTAAATATGCAAGTGGCTGTAGTATTCAGTGTAATATTTGTTAATTTGTGCACAATActtttagctattttttttttaagtcaatttaacattttaatttggacttctGTCCTGAAATTCCTGCTTCTTTCTCTGAATTGTCTGTAGCTGTGAAAGCAGTTCAGGAGGAGAACAAGCTGGCTGCCCACATAATCACTAGTGTCagatatagtacagaccaaaccTGACCAACACACCCCAGTGACCTGCGGCACACACAGCTGCACAGCAACACAAACAGGGAAGAGACCAAAGAACATATAGAACCTAATACAGCCAAGTTTAAGTCTGGCACAATTTCCTGATCCTCTTTTCAccttcatttcattttcttttttcaacacTGTGGCACATTTACTGTACTCTgtcaaaaataacacatttttatttacaagatttttatttataagaaaaTTATCGTTGTTATTGTCCTTGAGTGAATAGTGTTCTGTCCTTTagtgaatgtttattgcat is a window of Carassius auratus strain Wakin chromosome 16, ASM336829v1, whole genome shotgun sequence DNA encoding:
- the LOC113116075 gene encoding src-like-adapter, translating into MGGTLASQRTLEDFSQTRTNEDLPPRVDENDMALVLDNYPPPDICEPIFRMGDWLKIVSEEGYWWKVYSVNTKEVNYIPHCHATKVYHGWLFETVTRPKAEELLRLPANRVGSFLIRESTKGSYSLSVRHRTIKHYQIVRMPNNWYYISPRLTFQCLEDLVNHYSDIADGLCCVLTGPCLISCETPLSELTKTPEGRKLSFDWRAVNSSELVRQSTSPSAVSYGVQNSVSSYLSLLGQQEKPAKKKFSLKKRWKSVYMMQNHQLDSLATVEDNYEEVPL